A stretch of DNA from Enterococcus gilvus ATCC BAA-350:
TTCGACCGTTGCCCACCACTCAAATCTTCCAGCGGCGTGTCCATGCCTAAAACATCCAAGCCCAAGCCGCTGCTCATTTCAGCGATCAAGGTGTCGATCTGATAGAAATCGCCTTGGTCCAATTCGGTTTGAAGCTTGCCGGCTTTTTCCAGCAGCTTGTCCTCCATGGACTCGCCGTACTCCATGTACAGCTCACCGATTCTGGCTTCTTTGGCAAAGTCTGCCGCATACGCCGTTTTAAGAAAATCCTTGATCGACAGCGTCGGATCGACTTCCACATACTGATCCAAATAACCGACATGGATATTTTTTTGCCAAGCAATGGTGCCTTCATCCGGTAACTGTTCTCCGGTAATTATTTTGATCAAGGTACTTTTTCCCGCACCGTTTTGTCCGATCAGACCAAGATGTTCCCCTTTATTCAAATGTAATTCTAAATCCTCATACAGGATCTTGTCGCCAAATTGTTGGGCGATCCCTGTTAAATCTAAGATACTCATGTTTCTCCTACTTTCTTACTCAAATTCCCATCATCTAATAAAAGGAGCAGATAGTCAAGAAAAAAAGAGCCCTTTTTCAGGACTCTACCACTTTTTAAAGCTGTGCGGAGAAGAGGTAAACAATGATGTCCGAAAGAACATCGATCATTTGTCCAAAAGTTCCCACTGCCCAACTGATCATACTGTTAAAGCATTCCATCAATAGATTTATCATTCAACCTCCCTCTTACTGAAACAAACTAGAAATCCAGCCAATTGGATAAAGGGACAGATGCAAGGTCACATGGGCCAACAAATAACTCACAGCGAAGAATGGAAATAACAATTTTTTCATAATTTTCAACCTCCGTAATTTTTTCGTTGCCTTAGTATAGCTTGGAAGAGGGGCAAAGAGACATGGATTCCCCTTATGGTAAACGAACAATTATGTAAGATGACGACACAAAAACGCCTCTGCTTTCGATTTACAAGCAGAGGCGTTTAACTATAGGCTTCATTCATTGAGAGATGCGCTCCTTAAGCAGATTTTTTTAAGTCGTAGATCGCTTGTTCAATGGTGATTCCAGTTCCTTGTTGTCCAGTGAGGGTAGAGTAAACGATAAAGATGTTCTCTTTTAAATCAAATGTCACACGGTACGGTTTTTCTTGGTCAAAAAAAGTCATGTTTTTTCCTCCTTTCTTTTAATAACAAAGTTACAAATAAAAGTATAACACATTAGAAGATAATAATAAAACGATTTTGTATTCATAAAAAATTTTAATTATTTAAAATTTGGTGTGTGGAATACTTGGTATAATAAAAGAAAGAACTTTTTTTGGAGGAAACGATGAAAAAGAAAATTATAGAACAGTTTGTGGAGGCGATCAATCACCAACAGGTGCCGGACATTATTGCTCTGATGGCGGAGGATTTTCAATTTATTGACACGTATGGGAATCGTGAAGCTAAGGAAGACATGGTGTCTGGGTGGGCAGGATATTTTGCTTGGTTTCCTGATTACTTGATTGAGGTAGAAGACTATGTAGAAAATGGCAGCTTCGCGGTGATCCTTGGTCGAGCAAGCGGGTCCTATTTAGGGCAGTCAGAACGACATTGGGCATTTCCAGCAGCATGGAAAGTCGTCGTGGAAAAAGAACAGATACTGACGTGGCAAGTTTTTTTGCGATTCAAAAAAACAGTTAGATTCGATGCAAAAACGTGATTCTACAAATC
This window harbors:
- a CDS encoding nuclear transport factor 2 family protein — translated: MKKKIIEQFVEAINHQQVPDIIALMAEDFQFIDTYGNREAKEDMVSGWAGYFAWFPDYLIEVEDYVENGSFAVILGRASGSYLGQSERHWAFPAAWKVVVEKEQILTWQVFLRFKKTVRFDAKT